In the Epinephelus lanceolatus isolate andai-2023 chromosome 6, ASM4190304v1, whole genome shotgun sequence genome, one interval contains:
- the LOC144463738 gene encoding uncharacterized protein LOC144463738: protein MDKNTVTRTFSIGAICSGTQASDDFSTLRRHSSAGIRALLWATSGARSFGCSLGSDFQTSRENIYPNILTPDSIPQFTIPSLSVQNSLRSLDKETEEDDVETDEGLGSSGTESSLCASLACSTLSSSTSFTACGLVLSDRKAERSVSDPFTQRRSALQREVSYPCSFTEAQDCLDPASRAAFSLPHLTKVTTPYGFVTLSQSPQMASEEALLCQAGLRRSNKDEETTCSLSKAPVTRTVNNNSSNLPGDKRRLSKDLTDSQSKERSVKGEMKACSSSVNTTVSSSSALRHQDGKHKRRFYEVIRKHFTSRHKERNHETDL from the coding sequence ATGGATAAGAACACAGTCACACGGACGTTCAGCATTGGAGCTATCTGCAGTGGGACCCAAGCTTCAGATGATTTCTCCACATTGCGCAGACACAGCAGTGCAGGGATCCGTGCTCTCTTGTGGGCTACCAGTGGTGCAAGGTCCTTCGGGTGTTCTCTGGGATCGGACTTCCAGACAAGCCGGGAGAACATTTATCCAAATATCCTGACACCTGACAGCATCCCACAGTTCACTATACCAAGTCTGTCAGTGCAGAACAGCTTAAGATCATTggacaaagagacagaggaggatgaTGTGGAGACAGATGAAGGCTTAGGGAGCTCTGGGACTGAGTCATCTTTATGTGCTTCTCTGGCCTGCTCCACGCTTTCATCATCCACATCATTCACAGCCTGCGGTTTGGTTCTGTCAGACCGCAAGGCTGAGCGGAGCGTCTCAGACCCCTTCACCCAGAGGAGATCTGCTCTTCAGAGGGAGGTGTCCTACCCCTGCTCCTTCACCGAGGCCCAGGACTGCCTGGACCCCGCCAGCAGAGCTGCCTTCTCCCTGCCACACCTGACCAAAGTCACCACCCCGTACGGCTTCGTCACCTTAAGCCAGAGCCCGCAGATGGCGAGCGAGGAGGCACTTCTCTGCCAAGCCGGGCTACGGCGCTCAAACAAGGATGAGGAGACCACATGCTCTCTTAGCAAAGCTCCAGTGACGAGGACAGTAAACAACAACTCCTCTAACCTGCCGGGAGACAAGAGGAGGCTGTCTAAAGACTTAACTGACTCACAGAGCAAAGAGAGATCAGTAAAGGGAGAGATGAAAGCTTGTTCCTCCTCCGTCAACACTACAGTTTCATCTTCCTCTGCACTCAGACACCAAGACGGCAAGCACAAACGCCGCTTCTATGAGGTTATAAGGAAACACTTCACCTCCCGCCATAAGGAACGAAATCACGAGACTGATTTGTAG
- the org gene encoding oogenesis-related — translation MTLETHRDAVEADNAEGSVVRRDGVFRSVLRGLLWPFGVVVRVYRGFWWVLGFRQPQEKPLVSPAVPSPARQSLAGRKRLHRVTRLLLAILPRRVQGALGYPVSSSIGRSLSPEIRVSPTKPCGKGSKRKQDELDEDEEEEESQTWVEALTQELAEDEGPEMDPDYEPSTIETESEEYRSHNNTESDIEVQEKGVVIEDVNTEFEVSNPSEITCPAVVY, via the exons ATGACACTGGAAACCCACAGAGACGCCGTGGAGGCCGACAACGCTGAG GGCAGCGTTGTGAGGAGAGACGGTGTGTTCCGCTCCGTGCTGCGCGGCCTCCTCTGGCCCTTCGGCGTCGTG GTGCGCGTGTACCGCGGGTTTTGGTGGGTGCTGGGTTTCCGGCAGCCACAGGAGAAACCCCTCGTGAGCCCTGCGGTGCCCAGTCCCGCACGCCAGAGCCTCGCCGGCCGGAAGCGCCTGCACCGAGTCACCCGGCTGCTGCTGGCCATCCTGCCCCGCCGGGTGCAGGGCGCCCTGGGGTACCCGGTGTCCAGCAGCATTGGGCGCTCCCTCTCACCAG AAATCCGAGTCTCTCCTACGAAACCTTGTGGAAAGGGCAGCAAGAGGAAGCAGGATGAGttggatgaggatgaggaggaagaggagagtcAGACCTGGGTGGAGGCGCTCACTCAGGAGCTCGCTGAAGACGAAGGCCCAGAGATGGATCCTGACTATGAG CCCAGTACCATAGAGACCGAGAGTGAAGAGTACCGCTCACACAACAACACCGAAAGCGACATTGAGGTTCAGGAGAAAGGCGTTGTCATCGAGGACGTGAACACG GAATTTGAGGTGTCAAATCCATCTGAAATCACTTGCCCTGCTGTTGTATATTGA